The Actinomadura sp. WMMB 499 genome includes a window with the following:
- a CDS encoding BTAD domain-containing putative transcriptional regulator gives MSATESSVRVQLLGRLRAWRDGTEVALGPPKQRALLGLLAARLNEAVGSTEIIDAIWGDTVPASATGGVHTYVAGLRKALEPQRSRRESGDTIVSAGGGYTLVLPPESVDVRRFTAHLATARSPATDRDTALREFGAALALWRGEAYASVPGPFAQTERARLQELRLTAVEEWGAAMLEAGRHAELQPALADMVAKNPLRERLRWLLMLALYRSGRQAHALTVYRETHRLLTRELGIEPGPELQSLHEQILGADPDLAPAPAASGAAVAPPPGAAAPRPAQLPPGVRGFEGRTAELARLREFVTAERDRDAAEPAVVVIDGPPGVGKTMLAISAAHRLSAHFPDGQLFVDLRGFDPAAEPLDASAALASLLDTLGVSRDRIPADPSGRAALYRSVLHGRRVLIMLDDALDPDQLRPLIPGGPACVLVTSRRRLSGLVARDGAHRLPLAPLRLEESVRLLTYLIGADRVAAQREDVVRIAEMCGNLPLPLRLAAEQLTADPRMPLAELVERYTPGQARLDGLAVENDPLATLRSVFGSSYRALPAEAARLYRLLGAYGSPAVEFAEVVALAGRVPADTRRLLDVLVDNHLLEEDGDTFRFHPLLGTYAGECAVEEPEDSQRAARARVLHYQRSRGAGGGPWSNGAASGSYVR, from the coding sequence ATGTCAGCGACGGAGTCGTCCGTGCGGGTGCAACTGCTCGGCCGGTTGCGCGCCTGGCGAGACGGGACCGAGGTCGCGCTGGGACCGCCCAAGCAGCGCGCGCTGCTCGGGCTGCTGGCCGCCCGGCTGAACGAGGCGGTGGGCAGCACGGAGATCATCGACGCGATCTGGGGCGACACCGTCCCCGCGAGCGCGACCGGCGGCGTGCACACCTACGTCGCCGGGCTCCGCAAGGCGCTGGAGCCGCAGCGCAGCAGGCGGGAGTCGGGGGACACGATCGTCTCGGCGGGCGGCGGCTACACCCTGGTGCTGCCCCCGGAGAGCGTGGACGTGCGCAGGTTCACCGCGCACCTGGCCACCGCCCGCAGCCCCGCGACGGACCGCGACACGGCGCTGCGGGAGTTCGGGGCGGCGCTCGCGCTGTGGCGCGGCGAGGCGTACGCCAGCGTGCCCGGCCCGTTCGCCCAGACCGAGCGCGCCCGCCTCCAGGAACTGCGGCTGACCGCCGTGGAGGAGTGGGGCGCGGCGATGCTGGAGGCCGGCCGGCACGCCGAGCTGCAGCCGGCCCTGGCCGACATGGTGGCCAAGAACCCGCTGCGCGAGCGGCTGCGCTGGCTGCTGATGCTGGCCCTCTACCGGAGCGGCAGGCAGGCGCACGCGCTGACGGTGTACCGGGAGACGCACCGGCTGCTCACCCGGGAACTGGGCATCGAACCCGGCCCCGAACTGCAGAGCCTGCACGAGCAGATCCTGGGCGCCGATCCGGACCTGGCCCCGGCGCCGGCGGCGTCCGGTGCCGCCGTCGCGCCGCCGCCGGGCGCGGCGGCGCCGCGCCCGGCGCAGCTCCCGCCGGGAGTGCGCGGCTTCGAGGGCCGGACCGCCGAGCTGGCCCGGCTCCGCGAGTTCGTCACCGCGGAGCGGGACCGGGACGCCGCCGAACCGGCCGTCGTGGTGATCGACGGGCCGCCCGGGGTGGGCAAGACGATGCTGGCGATCAGCGCGGCGCACCGGCTGTCCGCGCACTTCCCCGACGGGCAGCTGTTCGTCGACCTGCGCGGCTTCGACCCGGCGGCCGAGCCGCTGGACGCGTCGGCGGCGCTGGCCTCGCTGCTGGACACGCTGGGGGTGAGCCGGGACCGGATACCCGCCGACCCGTCCGGGCGGGCGGCGCTGTACCGCAGCGTCCTGCACGGCCGGCGCGTGCTGATCATGCTGGACGACGCGCTGGACCCCGACCAGCTCCGCCCGCTGATCCCCGGCGGGCCGGCCTGCGTGCTGGTCACCAGCCGGCGCAGGCTGAGCGGCCTGGTGGCCCGGGACGGCGCGCACCGGCTGCCGCTGGCGCCGCTGCGGCTGGAGGAGTCGGTCCGGCTGCTGACGTACCTCATCGGCGCCGACCGGGTCGCCGCGCAGCGCGAGGACGTGGTGCGCATCGCCGAGATGTGCGGGAACCTGCCGCTGCCGCTCCGGCTGGCCGCCGAGCAGCTCACCGCGGACCCCCGGATGCCGCTGGCCGAACTGGTGGAGCGCTACACCCCGGGGCAGGCCCGGCTGGACGGGCTGGCGGTCGAGAACGACCCGCTGGCGACGCTGCGCTCGGTGTTCGGCTCCTCCTACCGGGCGCTGCCCGCGGAGGCGGCGCGGCTGTACCGGCTGCTGGGCGCGTACGGGTCCCCGGCCGTCGAGTTCGCGGAGGTCGTGGCGCTGGCCGGGCGGGTCCCCGCCGACACCCGGCGCCTCCTGGACGTGCTGGTGGACAACCATCTGCTGGAGGAGGACGGGGACACGTTCCGGTTCCATCCGCTGCTCGGCACCTACGCGGGCGAGTGCGCGGTGGAGGAGCCCGAGGACTCGCAGCGGGCGGCGCGCGCCCGGGTCCTGCACTACCAGCGGTCCCGGGGCGCCGGCGGCGGGCCGTGGTCGAACGGCGCGGCGTCCGGCTCCTACGTGCGCTGA
- a CDS encoding NAD(P)/FAD-dependent oxidoreductase, protein MSSNLFGIPDQFDVVVIGGGPAGATAAGLLAKNGRSVLVLERERFPRYHIGESLIPAVMRPMEELGIVDRFDQRGFERKYGGTLVWGNEQIPWNFSFIKGGPYAYAFHTRRADFDTVVLDRARELGAHVLEEATVKEPIQDETGRVTGVRYTVQGDKTVREARASLVVDASGQARVLSRRFSEITWHDQLRNVAVWTYFDGCDRLPGDEWTNILIEGLEEGWFWAIPIDKDRQSVGYVTRTETAGKTDASLQELFLQEVERSTKLKHLLRDARQSGGWRSARDWSYQSHTFHGDGWVLVGDSAAFVDPLFSTGVALATLAASTLSKVIDKVLDHPEIEKEALKRYATAYSGFFDEIRTFVERFYDRTKYKEFYYSLAQEMVDPEKKNEPSADFVQLISGLSGRHPLLNLNIDDLTAGSSVGAAS, encoded by the coding sequence ATGTCCTCCAATCTCTTCGGGATTCCTGACCAATTCGACGTCGTGGTCATCGGCGGCGGGCCCGCCGGCGCGACCGCCGCCGGGCTGCTCGCCAAGAACGGGCGGAGCGTGCTCGTCCTCGAGCGCGAGCGCTTCCCGCGCTACCACATCGGGGAGTCCCTCATCCCGGCCGTGATGCGCCCCATGGAGGAGCTGGGCATCGTCGACCGGTTCGACCAGCGCGGCTTCGAGCGCAAGTACGGCGGCACGCTGGTCTGGGGCAACGAGCAGATCCCCTGGAACTTCTCCTTCATCAAGGGCGGCCCGTACGCCTACGCGTTCCACACCCGCCGCGCCGACTTCGACACCGTGGTCCTGGACCGGGCGCGGGAGCTGGGCGCGCACGTCCTGGAAGAGGCGACGGTCAAGGAGCCGATCCAGGACGAGACGGGCCGCGTGACCGGCGTCCGCTACACCGTCCAGGGCGACAAGACGGTCCGGGAGGCCCGCGCGTCCCTGGTCGTGGACGCCTCCGGCCAGGCCCGCGTGCTCAGCCGGCGGTTCTCCGAGATCACCTGGCACGACCAGCTGCGCAACGTCGCGGTGTGGACGTACTTTGACGGGTGCGACCGGCTGCCCGGCGACGAGTGGACCAACATCCTCATCGAGGGGCTCGAAGAGGGCTGGTTCTGGGCGATCCCGATCGACAAGGACCGGCAGAGCGTCGGGTACGTGACCCGGACCGAGACCGCCGGCAAGACCGACGCGTCCCTGCAGGAGCTGTTCCTGCAGGAGGTCGAGCGCAGTACCAAGCTCAAGCACCTGCTCCGCGACGCGCGCCAGTCCGGCGGCTGGCGCAGCGCCCGCGACTGGTCGTACCAGTCCCACACCTTCCACGGGGACGGCTGGGTCCTGGTGGGCGACTCGGCGGCGTTCGTCGACCCGCTGTTCTCCACCGGCGTCGCGCTGGCCACGCTGGCCGCCAGCACGCTGTCGAAGGTCATCGACAAGGTGCTCGACCACCCGGAGATCGAGAAGGAGGCGCTGAAGCGGTACGCGACCGCCTACAGCGGGTTCTTCGACGAGATCCGCACCTTCGTCGAGCGGTTCTACGACCGCACGAAGTACAAGGAGTTCTACTACAGCCTCGCCCAGGAAATGGTCGACCCGGAGAAGAAGAACGAGCCGTCCGCGGACTTCGTGCAGCTCATCTCCGGGCTGAGCGGCAGGCACCCGCTGCTGAACCTCAACATCGACGATCTGACCGCCGGCAGCTCGGTGGGCGCGGCCTCCTGA
- a CDS encoding cation:proton antiporter yields the protein MTSHQVQMLLVGLAVIFLLARVLGALARRAGQPAVVGEICAGILLGPTLFGGVLSDALFPADVRPALTALADVGLVLFMFFVGLETDTGSLRGRGRAAAGGVIGSIAVPMLMGAGLGLLLLRAPIAGDVPAGPFAVFIGLVLAVTAFPVLARILEDRGLFTTAVGGIALAVAAAIDVAVWGGLAAVQAWVGGDGTVWLAGAFALYLVTLAVLVRPLLRRFLTPDGLSAPLTPTAYVVLLAGALLSAAATEAMGMHFILGAFLFGLAMPRKGAATLHADLADRLGGLTSVLLPVYFVVAGLRVDLGALGLSALGFLLLILSFSVLGKVGGTYLGLRTQGMPARPSMALTALLSTRGLTDLVVLGVGLQIGLLGGELYSLLVVVVLITTLSIGPLLTLIYRKPVEIPAGARASDSEGTVPEARTGRSPSAAADQAAVQRPTK from the coding sequence ATGACCAGTCATCAGGTGCAGATGCTGCTGGTGGGTCTCGCGGTGATCTTCCTGCTGGCCCGCGTGCTCGGGGCACTCGCGCGGCGCGCGGGCCAGCCGGCGGTGGTCGGCGAGATCTGTGCGGGCATCCTCCTCGGACCCACCCTGTTCGGCGGCGTCCTGTCGGACGCGCTGTTCCCGGCGGACGTCCGCCCGGCGCTGACGGCCCTCGCCGACGTCGGCCTGGTGCTGTTCATGTTCTTCGTCGGGCTGGAGACCGACACGGGCAGCCTGCGGGGCCGCGGGCGGGCGGCGGCCGGGGGAGTGATCGGGTCGATCGCGGTGCCCATGCTGATGGGCGCCGGGCTCGGTCTCCTGCTGCTGCGCGCCCCGATCGCCGGGGACGTCCCGGCCGGGCCGTTCGCCGTGTTCATCGGCCTCGTCCTGGCGGTGACGGCGTTCCCGGTGCTGGCCCGCATCCTGGAGGACCGGGGGCTGTTCACCACCGCCGTCGGCGGCATCGCGCTGGCCGTCGCCGCCGCCATCGACGTGGCGGTCTGGGGCGGGCTCGCGGCCGTCCAGGCGTGGGTCGGCGGCGACGGGACGGTGTGGCTCGCCGGCGCGTTCGCGCTCTACCTGGTGACGCTCGCGGTCCTGGTCCGCCCGCTGCTGCGCCGGTTCCTGACGCCGGACGGGCTGAGCGCCCCGCTCACCCCGACCGCCTACGTCGTGCTGCTGGCGGGGGCGCTGCTGTCGGCGGCCGCCACCGAGGCGATGGGGATGCACTTCATCCTCGGCGCCTTCCTGTTCGGCCTCGCCATGCCGCGCAAGGGCGCGGCGACCCTGCACGCCGACCTCGCGGACCGCCTCGGCGGGCTGACGTCCGTCCTGCTCCCGGTCTACTTCGTGGTGGCGGGACTGCGCGTGGACCTGGGGGCCCTGGGGCTGTCCGCCCTGGGGTTCCTGCTCCTCATCCTGTCGTTCTCCGTGCTCGGCAAGGTCGGCGGCACCTACCTCGGGCTGCGCACCCAGGGCATGCCCGCCCGGCCGTCCATGGCCCTGACCGCCCTGCTGAGCACCCGCGGGCTGACCGACCTCGTCGTCCTGGGCGTCGGGTTGCAGATCGGCCTGCTCGGCGGCGAGCTGTACTCGCTGCTGGTCGTGGTGGTGCTGATCACCACCCTGTCCATCGGCCCCCTGCTGACGCTGATCTACCGGAAACCGGTGGAGATCCCCGCCGGCGCCCGGGCCTCCGATTCCGAGGGGACGGTGCCGGAGGCGCGGACCGGCCGGTCCCCATCCGCCGCCGCGGACCAGGCGGCGGTCCAACGGCCCACGAAGTGA
- a CDS encoding NAD(P)/FAD-dependent oxidoreductase — protein sequence MPSQSAQFDVAILGSGMAGGMLGAILARNGVRVLLLDAGVHPRFAVGESTIPYTSGMTRLLADRYKVPELMPLSSFKGIKRHVSPNCGRKQNFGFVYHREGESQHPEEINQLVVPSLLRTETHLYRQDVDAYLFHVAVKHGAVPRLNTRIEDIEIDPDSGALLRSDRGEEFRASYVVDGSGFRSPLSEKFELRETPTRARTHTRTVFTHMIGVTPFDDAAAAKRHDHPDPWHNGTLHHVFDGGWVWVIPFDNHPGAINPLCSVGLTYDPRKYPKPDGVAPQQEWDDFLVRFPQIAEQFKNAKAVRPWVSTGRLQYSAKQVVGERFCLTSHAAGFIDALYSRGLTNTLALVNALGWRLIAASRDGDWSLERFQYLEDLQQGLFDFHDDLVYSSFVGFGNYELWNAVCRTWMLGTMLGNVMLEDAYYRFAKTGRESVFDDLENGGHPGSPLPVSKGFNELGVLTRELCQSVDAGSLEADRAAAQILGAIKDADFIAPSFRLGERDTRCFNMSPVKMAKNAVWSRREAPPEIGPRMIRASKGLVRMRVRE from the coding sequence GTGCCATCGCAGAGCGCGCAATTCGACGTGGCGATCCTGGGCAGCGGCATGGCCGGCGGGATGCTCGGCGCGATCCTGGCCCGCAACGGGGTCCGGGTGCTGCTGCTGGACGCCGGCGTCCATCCGCGGTTCGCCGTCGGCGAGTCGACCATCCCCTACACCTCCGGGATGACCCGGCTGCTCGCCGACCGGTACAAGGTGCCCGAGCTGATGCCGCTGTCCAGCTTCAAGGGCATCAAGCGGCACGTGTCGCCCAACTGCGGGCGCAAGCAGAACTTCGGCTTCGTCTACCACCGCGAGGGCGAGTCGCAGCACCCGGAGGAGATCAACCAGCTCGTCGTCCCGTCGCTGCTGCGCACCGAGACGCACCTGTACCGGCAGGACGTCGACGCCTACCTGTTCCACGTGGCGGTCAAGCACGGCGCCGTCCCCCGGCTGAACACCCGCATCGAGGACATCGAGATCGACCCGGACTCGGGGGCGCTGCTGCGCAGCGACCGCGGCGAGGAGTTCCGCGCCTCCTACGTGGTGGACGGCAGCGGCTTCCGCTCGCCGCTGTCGGAGAAGTTCGAGCTGCGCGAGACCCCGACCCGGGCCCGCACCCACACCCGGACGGTCTTCACCCACATGATCGGCGTGACCCCGTTCGACGACGCGGCGGCGGCCAAGCGGCACGACCACCCCGACCCGTGGCACAACGGCACGCTGCACCACGTCTTCGACGGCGGCTGGGTCTGGGTGATCCCGTTCGACAACCACCCCGGCGCGATCAACCCGCTGTGCAGCGTCGGGCTCACCTATGACCCGCGCAAGTACCCCAAGCCGGACGGCGTCGCCCCGCAGCAGGAGTGGGACGACTTCCTCGTGCGGTTCCCGCAGATCGCCGAGCAGTTCAAGAACGCCAAGGCCGTCCGGCCGTGGGTGTCCACGGGACGGCTGCAGTACTCGGCCAAGCAGGTCGTCGGGGAGCGGTTCTGCCTCACCTCGCACGCCGCCGGGTTCATCGACGCCCTGTACTCGCGCGGGCTGACCAACACCCTCGCGCTGGTCAACGCCCTCGGCTGGCGGCTCATCGCCGCGTCGCGCGACGGCGACTGGTCGCTGGAGCGGTTCCAGTACCTGGAGGACCTCCAGCAGGGGCTGTTCGACTTCCACGACGACCTCGTCTACAGCTCGTTCGTCGGCTTCGGGAACTACGAGCTGTGGAACGCGGTGTGCCGCACCTGGATGCTCGGCACGATGCTCGGCAACGTCATGCTGGAGGACGCCTACTACCGGTTCGCGAAGACGGGCCGGGAGTCGGTCTTCGACGACCTGGAGAACGGCGGGCACCCCGGTTCGCCGCTGCCGGTGAGCAAGGGCTTCAACGAACTCGGCGTCCTGACCCGGGAACTCTGCCAGTCGGTGGACGCCGGGTCGCTCGAGGCCGACCGCGCCGCCGCGCAGATCCTCGGCGCCATCAAGGACGCCGACTTCATCGCGCCGTCCTTCCGGCTCGGTGAGCGCGACACCCGCTGCTTCAACATGTCGCCGGTGAAGATGGCCAAGAACGCCGTCTGGAGCCGCCGGGAGGCCCCGCCGGAGATCGGCCCGCGGATGATCCGCGCCAGCAAGGGCCTGGTGCGGATGCGGGTCCGCGAGTAG